The genomic stretch ATAGTGTTGACCAGCTCCCAGCCCTCGGCGCCGAGCTCGGTGACGTACTTCTCGACGCCCGCCATCGTGTCCCTGGCCTTCTTCTCGCCGGGCACGTGTACGCCCCAGCGAGCCAGCGTTAGAAT from bacterium encodes the following:
- a CDS encoding DUF4177 domain-containing protein — protein: MTKWEYKFVWIDINLSPILTLARWGVHVPGEKKARDTMAGVEKYVTELGAEGWELVNTINGTNHEGNITRAVLFMKRPVA